Genomic segment of Natronoarchaeum philippinense:
TTCGAGCAGTTCGTGGTAGCGGTTGCGGATCGTCACTTCCGAGATGTCGGCGACCTCGCTGACGGCGGCCTGCGTGGTCTTCTCGTTGGTCAACAGCGCGGCGGCGTAGACGGCGGCGGCCGCGAGGCCGACCGGGCTCTTGCCCGAGTGGACGCCTTTCTCCTTGGCGTTCTGGAGGAGCTTTCGGGCGCGGTGCTCGGCCTCGTCGGAGAGTTCGAGTCCGGAGGCAAAGCGGGGAACGTAGCTCTCGGGGTCGGCGGGCTGGACCTCCAGCCCGAGTTCGCGTACCACGTAGCGGTAGGTGCGAGCGACCTCGTTTTTCTCGACGCGGGAGACTTCCGCGATTTCGTCCAGACTCCGGGGCACGCCGGCCTGCCGTGCGGCGGCGTAGACACAGGCCGTCGAGACGCCCTCGATCGAGCGTCCGGGCAGGAGGTCCTCGTTGAGCGCGCGCCGGTAGATCACGCTGGCGGTCTCGCGGACGTTGCTCGGCAGGCCCAGCGCGGAGGCCATGCGGTCGATCTCGCCGAGCGCCTGCTTGAGGTTGCGCTCCTTGGAGTCACGCGTGCGGAATCGCTCGTTCCACTTGCGCAGGCGCTGCATCTTCTCGCGCTGTCGGGAGCCAAGCGAGTTGCCGTAGGCGTCCTTGTCGCGCCAGTCGATGTTGGTCGAGAGCCCCTTGTCGTGCATCGTGTTCGTCGTGGGGGCGCCGACGCGGGACTTCTCGTTCTTCTCGCGGGCGTCGAACGCGCGCCACTCGGGGCCGCGGTCGACCGAGTCCTCCTCGACGACGAGGCCGCAGTCGGCACAGATCGTCTCGCCGTGTTCCTCGTCGTTGATGAGCTGGCCGCTACACTCCGGGCAGGAGATGCTCTCTTCGGTCGATTCGCTCTCTCGCTCCTGTTCGTCCGTTCGGGTTCGCGTCCGTGCGTTTGACTCTGTCATAGTGCGAAGGCGGGGGCTGACCGGGCAGGAAATCCTGGAAAAACCCCGGGTGAATCCTTTCGTAGAAATTGCCCAGCACTCTATTTAGTTCATTCGGTATTCGGACGCCCCACTCCTGTGCCAGCGGTCGAGACGCCGAAATCTATACAAAAATCAAAACATTCATTATCCGTCATCTGACGAGCCGGTCGATCACCGTCTCGTCGTCGACGACGAGGTTGTACGCCCCCTCGTCGTCGTTCCACAGCGCGAGCGCCGACTCGATCGAGAGCAGGTCGCCGTACTCGGCGGCCGCCAGATCGCGGTTCAGTGACGTTTCACGGGTCAACACGGCGTAGTGCTCGGTCGCCTCGCTGCCGTCGCTGATCTTGTACAGCGGGTTGGCGTCGCCCTCCGAGAGCGACCGGCTGAGCTTCATCGCCAGCAGGTCGATCCGCTCGGAGACGTGCCGCTCCATCTCGGCCATCTTCGCGTACCGGTCGGGTTCGGGATCGAGGTCGTACTTGCGCAGGCCGTCGCGCCGCAGGATCGAGTGGGAGAACTGCACGTCGACGTTGACGAACTCGCCGGGATCGTGGTCGGCGTCGTCGGCCGCCTCGTCGAGACGCCGCTGGAAGGCCGGCACTGCGAGGTCGGGCCGAACGTCGAACGACCAGCCCCGATCGGTCGGCGTCTCGCCGGGCCACAGCCGCACCGTCGGCGAGAAGACGGTCGCCGGTGGCTGGCTCTCCGCGGGTTCGTCGGCGAGCGCGCGTTCGACCTGCCGAAGTCCGGTGCTGGTGTTTTGATCGGCCGGCGCGAGCGCGACCATCGAGCCGTCGGGCGCCAGCGCGTCGAGATACCGCCGTGTGACGGCGACCGGGTCGTCGAGTTCGTTCAACACGTTGCCGAAGATGATCAGGTCGAACCCGACAGCCTCGTCGCCGGCGTCGAACTGCGCGTCGAGGACGCTCTCGGGGTCGAACGCCTCGGCGCGCTCGCGGTGGATCGTCGGGTGGAAGTTCCGCGAGGTCTCGGCGAGCAGCCCGTCGAGCACGTCGGCGGCCGCGCTGGGCTCGACGGCGTGATACTCGACCAGCGCGTCGTCGGCCAGCAGGTCGTGCAGCCCGAGCGCCGGGCCGCCGACGCCGGCGCCCACGTCGAGTACGCGCAGGCGACGCCCGACCAGCCCGCGCTCGGTCAGATCTGCGAGCGCGTACTGGACGACCGCGTAGTTATCTGGAAGGTGGTAGATAGCGTAGCCGAGCGCGGCCTCGCGATCGTACTCAACGGGATGCTGTCGGTAGTAGGCGTCCTTGAGCCGCCGGATCGTCAGCCTGAGCAGGTCTCCGGAGGGGCCGTCGTGCCAGTCCGGGCCGTACTCATCGACGAGCAGATCGTCGAGCCGGTCGGCGTACGTCTCGGGAAGCGCCTCGACCGTGCCCGGCGTCGCCGTCACCGGCTCTTCGGAGACGGGGACGAACGTGCCGTCCTCGCGTTCGCGCAGGCCGAGCGCGACGGCCTCCTCCCGGAGCACCTGTCGGACGACCGCGGGATGGGGCTGGCTGGCGACGTACTCGTAGATCTCGTCGGGGTCGATCGGGCGCACCTCGCGCAGATATTTGGCGTTCTCGACGATCGCTTGGCGCTCGTCGGTCATTGGTCTCCCCCGTGACCCGCCCCTGCCGACTCGTCGACGGCCGATCGAGCCTCCTCGTACAGTTCGACGAACGCCTCGTCGGTGTCCGCCTCGGCGATCCGCCGGGCCGCCGCCGCGACCGCGTCGGCGCCGTCGAACGTCGACTGGATCTCGGCGTACACCTGCGGGCTGTTGCCGGTCACCTGCTCGACCAGATCCAGCAAGCCCTCCGAGATCGGCGTCTGGAACCGGTCGGGGACGGACTCGGCCGCCAACGCGTAAGCAAGTACCGCGGTGTGGGCACTCGCCTGTACGGTCGCCATCGCCTCGTCGTGTTCCGCGGGCGTGGTCTCGAACACGTCGTTGCCCGCCGCCGCGATGGCGTCGAGCACGGCGTCGGTGGTCGGTCCCGGCGACGCCCGGACGGCGGCGACGTTGCCCGGCGCGTTCGACGGCGCGAACAGCGGGTGCAAGCTCGCTCGCTCCCGGTTGGGGGCGTGGGCTGCCATCGCAGCCACCGGCTCGGCCATCGCGCCGGTCACGTCGACGAGCGCCTCAATCGCCCGATCGGCGTACTCGTCGATGGCAGCTTCCGCGATCGACATCGGCACCGCGAGACAGACGACATCGAATCGGTCCTCGGTGTCGGTCGGCACGTCTCGCCCGCCGATTGCGTCGGCGGCGGTAGCCGCGGCCTCGGCGTCGAGATCGGTAAAGGCGACATCGAACGTCGCCTCGTCAACGGCGGCTAGCGTCGCGCCGAACCAGCGTCCCATCGCTCCGGCACCGACGACCAGTACGTCCATTGGAGCGAGGTAGCCGGGGACGGTCAAAAAAGGCTACGAGTCGACCCCTCGCGTTCCGAACGGTACTTTTAAACTCGCGGACACCCGCCACTAGAACAATGGCTTTTGAGGATCTCCTCGAGGACCCCGTCATCCAGAAGTACCTACACGAGCTGGTCGGGCCGAAGGGCATGCCGGTTGCGGCCGCTCCGCCGGACGGCGAGGTCACGGACGAGGAACTGGCAGAGGAGCTCGACATGGAGCTCAACGACGTTCGCCGGGCGCTGTTTATCCTTTACGAGAACGACCTGGCGTCGTACCGTCGGCTCCGCGACGAGGACTCGGGATGGCTCACGTACCTCTGGACGTTCGAGTACGACAAGATTCCCGAGAACCTCGAAGAGGAGATGCACCGCCTCTACGAGGCCCTCGAAGAGCGCCGCGAGTACGAGCGGACTCACGAGTTCTACCTCTGTGAGGTCTGTTCGATCCGCTTCGAGTTCGGCGAGGCGATGGACTTCGGCTTCGAGTGTCCCGAGTGTGGCTCGCCGCTGGAGTCGATGGAGAACACCCATCTCGTCGA
This window contains:
- a CDS encoding small ribosomal subunit Rsm22 family protein → MTDERQAIVENAKYLREVRPIDPDEIYEYVASQPHPAVVRQVLREEAVALGLREREDGTFVPVSEEPVTATPGTVEALPETYADRLDDLLVDEYGPDWHDGPSGDLLRLTIRRLKDAYYRQHPVEYDREAALGYAIYHLPDNYAVVQYALADLTERGLVGRRLRVLDVGAGVGGPALGLHDLLADDALVEYHAVEPSAAADVLDGLLAETSRNFHPTIHRERAEAFDPESVLDAQFDAGDEAVGFDLIIFGNVLNELDDPVAVTRRYLDALAPDGSMVALAPADQNTSTGLRQVERALADEPAESQPPATVFSPTVRLWPGETPTDRGWSFDVRPDLAVPAFQRRLDEAADDADHDPGEFVNVDVQFSHSILRRDGLRKYDLDPEPDRYAKMAEMERHVSERIDLLAMKLSRSLSEGDANPLYKISDGSEATEHYAVLTRETSLNRDLAAAEYGDLLSIESALALWNDDEGAYNLVVDDETVIDRLVR
- the tfe gene encoding transcription factor E — protein: MAFEDLLEDPVIQKYLHELVGPKGMPVAAAPPDGEVTDEELAEELDMELNDVRRALFILYENDLASYRRLRDEDSGWLTYLWTFEYDKIPENLEEEMHRLYEALEERREYERTHEFYLCEVCSIRFEFGEAMDFGFECPECGSPLESMENTHLVDAMDERIENLRDELNIDIEAEA
- a CDS encoding prephenate dehydrogenase/arogenate dehydrogenase family protein; the protein is MDVLVVGAGAMGRWFGATLAAVDEATFDVAFTDLDAEAAATAADAIGGRDVPTDTEDRFDVVCLAVPMSIAEAAIDEYADRAIEALVDVTGAMAEPVAAMAAHAPNRERASLHPLFAPSNAPGNVAAVRASPGPTTDAVLDAIAAAGNDVFETTPAEHDEAMATVQASAHTAVLAYALAAESVPDRFQTPISEGLLDLVEQVTGNSPQVYAEIQSTFDGADAVAAAARRIAEADTDEAFVELYEEARSAVDESAGAGHGGDQ
- a CDS encoding transcription initiation factor IIB; translated protein: MTESNARTRTRTDEQERESESTEESISCPECSGQLINDEEHGETICADCGLVVEEDSVDRGPEWRAFDAREKNEKSRVGAPTTNTMHDKGLSTNIDWRDKDAYGNSLGSRQREKMQRLRKWNERFRTRDSKERNLKQALGEIDRMASALGLPSNVRETASVIYRRALNEDLLPGRSIEGVSTACVYAAARQAGVPRSLDEIAEVSRVEKNEVARTYRYVVRELGLEVQPADPESYVPRFASGLELSDEAEHRARKLLQNAKEKGVHSGKSPVGLAAAAVYAAALLTNEKTTQAAVSEVADISEVTIRNRYHELLEAEESLGLA